From one Dama dama isolate Ldn47 chromosome 4, ASM3311817v1, whole genome shotgun sequence genomic stretch:
- the C4H16orf78 gene encoding LOW QUALITY PROTEIN: uncharacterized protein C16orf78 homolog (The sequence of the model RefSeq protein was modified relative to this genomic sequence to represent the inferred CDS: deleted 1 base in 1 codon): protein MAEKSEDWRHSLPTERKLVWRTAEERRMSDLTRVLEWMERRQGKKKQALQKNKPTAGIGVAEPAKEEKKTKTALKCQGARRRSQGNQQVAFSEQISSQASGQNSKKEDETSALYRRLYRVEAKGKRLSSLTPSINSRDTPRISDLDIKDAVAQESTQRPMPYRRQSIIEPILQDTAFAQRKSTLFREWGSKMPDASYERKLKSLMEKGTEPKMEMMKMLKPEEVLSCRYLRLSRTTFEPCSSCARMRE from the exons ATGGCAGAGAAGTCAGAGGACTGGAGGCACTCCCTGCCCACGGAGAGGAAGCTCGTGTGGAGGACGGCGGAGGAGAGGCGGATGTCAGACCTCACGCGGGTGCTGGAGTGGATGGAGCGGAGGCAGGGAAAGAAGAAGCAAGCTCTCCAG AAGAACAAGCCCACGGCAGGGATAGGCGTGGCAGAACCTgcgaaggaagaaaagaaaaccaaaactgcCCTAAAATGTCAGGGAGCCCGCCGCAGGAGCCAAGGGAACCAACAGGTGGCGTTCTCTGAGCAG ATCTCCTCCCAGGCCTCAGGGCAAAACTCCAAGAAGGAGGACGAAACCTCTGCCCTGTACCGAAGGCTCTACAGAGTGGAAGCAAAAGGAAAACGCCTCAGCAGCCTGACCCCGAGCATCAACTCCAGGGACACACCCAGGATATCTG ACTTAGACATCAAGGATGCAGTTGCTCAAGAGTCCACTCAGCGCCCAATGCCATACCGTCGACAAAGCATCATAGAACCCATATTACAGGACACTGCCTTTGCCCAACGAAAGTCAACCCTCTTCAGAGAGTGGGGGAGCAAGATGCCTGATGCCTCTTATGAGCGAAAACTGAAAAGCCTCATGGAGAAGGGCACGGAGCCCAAGATGGAGATGATGAAGATGTTGAAGCCGGAAGAGGTGCTGAGCTGCCG ATACCTGAGGTTATCC AGAACAACATTCGAACCTTGCTCAAGCTGTGCAAGGATGCGGGAATGA